GAAGTAGAATTATCTAAAGGTAAAAGCAGGGAACTGAGAAAGCAGATCACAATTTATGCGTGGGATAGACTTCTGAATTTTCTTACATATCGTGAAAGATCGATTTGGGAATGCAAAATGTTTTTAGATCAATTATATCTCGATCCCGAAATTTCCGAAAAACTGGTTGAGAAAGCTATTTCTAATAATTTTGTGAATGACGAAAGATTTGCTGAATTATTTGTTGAAAGCTTAATTGCAAAAAAGAAAAATTCGACAGAAATTAAAATAAAATTATTTGAGAAACATATTTCTGGAAAAATTATTAACAAGGTTCTTGCAGAAAAATATTCTGCCGAAATTGAGGAAAATATTTTAACAGAAAATGTTATAAAAACTTTATCGAAATATTCCGGATTTTCAGATAAAGAAAAAATTGAAAAATGCCTGAATTATCTGACCAGACGCGGCTTTTCCTATTATGAAGTGAAAGAGAAAATTAATGAATTAATAATGAGTCCACTCTAAAAAGGCAATAATTTGGAATATGTATGAAATTTTACACGGAATTTGGAAACTGATGAATCGATTAATGACCTCTATCTTCTTATTAACCACCAACTTAAGTTGGTGGTTAATGAAACAGGAAAAAGTATTAATCGTTTTAACGGTTTCTAATTTTATTGAATTTGACCTTTTTAGAGTGGACTCAATAATGAAGGAATGAAAGAATCATGGCCTTGCGGATGGTTGAGCTTGCGAATCCTTCGTAATGGTCGGATACGAGACTATAAACCAGTTTGCAATACATCCATAATGGCCAGATGAGGGCTGTCAACCATTGCGAAGGTCTCGTTCCTCGACCATTCGCAAGGTTTAATTATCCGTTTAATCCGCGAAAATCAATGGCAAAAAAAGGAGCAAAAATGAAACAAATAAAAGTAGAAGATATCGTTGAGCATATTCATAAAATCGCCAATCCAAATCTTGCCTACGATTGGGATAATGTCGGTTTTCAACTTGGAGATGCGGAAGCAGAAGTGAAAAAAATTCTTCTGACTCTCGATGTAACCGAAAATGCGATCAGGAAAGCGATCAAAGAAAATGTCGATTTGATAATTTCCCATCATCCCTTTATTTTTCAACCGATCAAAAATATCACAAATCCGCTTTATTTAAAATTGATTAGAAGTAACATTTCGGTTTTTTGTGCTCACACGAATCTCGATGTTGTTCAAAAAGGTGTGAATTATGCTCTTGCTGAAAAACTCGGTTTGGAAAATCTTGAATTTCTTTCATCGGTATCAGGTTCAAAACTTTTTCATTTTGCGGTTTATGTTCCCGAAAATTCGATGGAAGCTGTTGCAGAAGCGGTTTTCGGAGCTGGAGCCGGAAATATCGGGAATTATGAAAACTGTTTAAATGATTATGAAGTTAGTGGTCAATTCAAACCTTTGGAAGGAAGTAAACCAAATGTTGGTGTGAAAAACAAACTGAAAAAAGTTGTGGAAAGAAAGTTGGAATTTTTTGTGGATTCCTTCAATTTGAATCGAGTTATCTCAGCGATGAAATCCGCTCATCCCTATGAAACTCCGGCTTTTGCAGTTTATCCGCAGGAAAAATCGAGCGAGAATTACGGACTTGGTTTGATTGGGGAATTATCCAACAAAATGACGATCGCAGATTTCTCCCAAAAAGTAAAAAGAGATTTGAAAGCTCCTTTTATTAAACTTTGGCTGGCAGATAGAACACAAAGCGATTTTGTCCAAAAGATTGCAATTTGTGGAGGTACCGGAACATCTCTTCTCAACAAAGTTTATGGACGAGCAGATATTT
This DNA window, taken from Candidatus Cloacimonadota bacterium, encodes the following:
- a CDS encoding RecX family transcriptional regulator; protein product: EVELSKGKSRELRKQITIYAWDRLLNFLTYRERSIWECKMFLDQLYLDPEISEKLVEKAISNNFVNDERFAELFVESLIAKKKNSTEIKIKLFEKHISGKIINKVLAEKYSAEIEENILTENVIKTLSKYSGFSDKEKIEKCLNYLTRRGFSYYEVKEKINELIMSPL
- a CDS encoding Nif3-like dinuclear metal center hexameric protein — translated: MQYIHNGQMRAVNHCEGLVPRPFARFNYPFNPRKSMAKKGAKMKQIKVEDIVEHIHKIANPNLAYDWDNVGFQLGDAEAEVKKILLTLDVTENAIRKAIKENVDLIISHHPFIFQPIKNITNPLYLKLIRSNISVFCAHTNLDVVQKGVNYALAEKLGLENLEFLSSVSGSKLFHFAVYVPENSMEAVAEAVFGAGAGNIGNYENCLNDYEVSGQFKPLEGSKPNVGVKNKLKKVVERKLEFFVDSFNLNRVISAMKSAHPYETPAFAVYPQEKSSENYGLGLIGELSNKMTIADFSQKVKRDLKAPFIKLWLADRTQSDFVQKIAICGGTGTSLLNKVYGRADIFVSADFTYHILLDSKIPIIDAGHFYTEYPALKNLREMLSDFEVEIIELKAEEHEIQREMIIY